Proteins encoded by one window of Bradyrhizobium sp. B097:
- a CDS encoding MFS transporter, giving the protein MTDPCKPVSGTDGITAPLRNRTFRRIWLASLLTNLGILVQGVGAAWAMTQMTSSADQVALVQTAIMLPVMLISMPAGAIADMHDRRVVGLVALSIELCGATLLALLEWQGLTTPNVLLALCFAVGSGMALMGPAWQASVSEQVPPETLPAAVALNGISYNIARSVGPAIGGILVAAAGAVAAFALNAVLYLPLMLALFAWKRNAVPSRLPPEKLNRAVISGIRYIVNSPSIRIVLSRALVTGLLGGALIALLPLVVRDLLHGSARTYGIMLSSFGLGAVIGALNITRVRKRMSGEAAIRACSLSMGAAIVAVALSREPLLTAAALMLAGAVWMMAWVIFSIGVQLSSPRWVAGRSLAAYQAASSGGIALGSWGWGRLTDAAGIEATLLVSAALMLASPLLGLWLPMPRISAQREEAEMIEDPKIRLALTGRSGPLVVEIEYRIPQHSARAFHSLMQEVQLFRQRNGAYGWSIARDIADPELWTERYHCPTWYDYLRLRNRSTRTERALDRQAMAFHIGPQPVRVRRMLERPFGSVRWKEESPDQAANHALPRQFPGPYEK; this is encoded by the coding sequence ATGACCGATCCCTGCAAGCCTGTATCCGGCACTGACGGCATTACGGCCCCGCTGCGCAATCGGACGTTCCGCCGCATCTGGCTCGCGAGCCTGCTCACCAATCTCGGCATTCTGGTCCAGGGCGTCGGGGCCGCCTGGGCGATGACGCAGATGACGTCCTCCGCCGATCAGGTTGCACTGGTGCAGACGGCAATCATGCTGCCGGTCATGTTGATCTCCATGCCGGCCGGTGCCATTGCAGACATGCATGACCGCCGCGTCGTAGGACTGGTTGCGCTCTCGATTGAGCTTTGCGGCGCGACCCTGCTGGCGCTGCTCGAATGGCAGGGTCTTACTACGCCGAATGTCCTGCTCGCACTTTGCTTTGCCGTGGGCAGCGGCATGGCTCTTATGGGGCCGGCGTGGCAAGCCTCGGTCAGTGAACAGGTGCCTCCGGAAACGCTGCCTGCGGCCGTCGCGCTGAACGGCATCAGCTACAATATCGCGCGCAGTGTGGGCCCGGCCATCGGGGGCATTTTGGTCGCGGCGGCCGGCGCAGTCGCCGCATTTGCCCTCAACGCCGTTCTCTACCTTCCACTCATGCTCGCTCTGTTCGCGTGGAAGCGCAACGCCGTCCCCTCTCGTCTGCCGCCGGAAAAGCTCAATCGTGCGGTCATTTCCGGCATACGTTACATCGTCAATTCGCCATCCATCAGAATCGTTCTGAGCCGCGCCCTGGTGACCGGCCTGCTCGGCGGCGCGCTCATTGCCCTGCTGCCGCTGGTCGTGCGCGATCTCCTGCACGGCAGCGCCCGGACTTATGGCATCATGCTCAGTTCCTTTGGTCTCGGCGCGGTGATCGGCGCTCTCAATATCACCAGGGTGCGCAAGCGCATGAGTGGCGAGGCCGCGATCCGGGCCTGCTCCCTTTCCATGGGCGCGGCGATTGTCGCAGTGGCGTTAAGCCGCGAGCCGCTTTTGACAGCGGCAGCGTTGATGTTGGCCGGGGCCGTGTGGATGATGGCGTGGGTCATTTTCAGCATTGGCGTGCAGCTGTCGTCGCCGCGCTGGGTGGCGGGACGCTCGCTTGCTGCCTATCAGGCGGCCAGCTCCGGCGGGATTGCCCTGGGCAGCTGGGGTTGGGGCCGCCTGACCGACGCCGCCGGCATCGAGGCAACACTGCTGGTCTCCGCGGCCTTGATGCTCGCCTCCCCTCTTCTCGGGCTCTGGCTGCCCATGCCTCGTATCAGCGCGCAGCGCGAAGAGGCCGAGATGATCGAGGATCCGAAGATACGACTCGCCCTCACCGGACGCAGCGGGCCGCTCGTGGTCGAGATCGAGTATAGAATTCCGCAGCACAGCGCACGCGCCTTCCACAGCCTGATGCAGGAGGTCCAGCTGTTTCGACAGCGCAATGGCGCCTACGGCTGGTCAATTGCCCGCGACATTGCCGATCCTGAACTCTGGACCGAGCGTTATCATTGTCCGACATGGTATGATTATTTGCGGCTGCGCAACCGTTCAACCCGGACAGAGCGTGCGCTGGATCGGCAGGCCATGGCCTTTCACATCGGCCCTCAGCCCGTGCGCGTTCGACGCATGCTCGAGAGGCCGTTCGGGTCGGTGCGCTGGAAGGAAGAGAGCCCGGATCAAGCTGCAAACCACGCCCTGCCCCGGCAGTTCCCGGGGCCTTACGAGAAGTGA